CTCATAAAGATCCTTTATTTCCGAAATATCCATCCCTTTGATCAATTGAAAGAATTTTAATATTTCATCAGTATTTTCTATCTTATCATATTTATCATTTTTTTTTTGAGAGTCATTTAACTTTGTCTCATCTCGCAAATTTGCTTCCATTTTCTGGTATTGAGAAAATTGCTTTGTCGGTAGAATTTTAAATTTCTCGATCTCATCCTTTGAAAATATTTTTTTTATAACTGGATCATATTCTTGATTAAATTCTTCAAATATTTTTTTCCCCAGAGAATTAATTTTTTCGCGAAGTTGTCCTTCGGGTAATTGTTCATCAAGAAATCTATAGATAGCATAAGCATCGAGGATCTGGTTTTGTGATTCGTAAAGATCTGCAAGGGTAACAGTAGGTTTGAAATTCCCGTTCATTATTCTTCCCCGAGAGTAATCATTTCTTTGATCTTTTCCAAAGTTTTTTCACCAATACCCTTTACTTCCAACAGCTGATTTATATCTGTAAATTCTCCAATTTCTTTTCTATATTCAATTATCCGTTCTGCTTTTTTGGGACCAATACCTTTCAGGATCGTGAATTCTTCCAGGTCTGCAGTATTGATATTAACTTTTTTGATTTCAGGTAGTTCTTTATCTTCCGTCACAGTTCCTTCTTTTATTGATTCAACCTTTTCTAAAGGATTACTGACACGACCGAACTCATAAAAATAGCTTTCGATTTTCTTAAAAGTTGCTTTTCCGATTCCTTTAACTTTCATCAGATCTTCTTTTGCTTCGAAACCTGAATTTTCACGATAAGAAATTATATCTCCCGCTTTCTTTTCTCCAATCCCGGGAATTGATATTAATTCTTCTTTGGTTGCTGAATTAAGATCATATTTGATTTCAAAATCTTTTTCGAAGTTCAAACTGTCAGCTGAGAGCGAATCATTTTCCTGTTCGATTCCTATGAATTTCAGAGCCAATCCTAATACAGCCAAAAAA
The Candidatus Cloacimonadota bacterium genome window above contains:
- a CDS encoding competence protein ComEA, translating into MKNFLKNFLTEDEQKILIFIIFLAVLGLALKFIGIEQENDSLSADSLNFEKDFEIKYDLNSATKEELISIPGIGEKKAGDIISYRENSGFEAKEDLMKVKGIGKATFKKIESYFYEFGRVSNPLEKVESIKEGTVTEDKELPEIKKVNINTADLEEFTILKGIGPKKAERIIEYRKEIGEFTDINQLLEVKGIGEKTLEKIKEMITLGEE